In Periophthalmus magnuspinnatus isolate fPerMag1 chromosome 9, fPerMag1.2.pri, whole genome shotgun sequence, the sequence AAGGCGACGCGGTCAAGAACGGCACCAACATGAAATCCCTACGCTTAGAGATCATCCCCTCGGCCTCCTACACCGCACACGTGGGCAAGTCTGTCGGGGGTAGTGTAGCTGCGGTCATTGTGCTAATACTAGCTCTTTTAGCCGCCGGATTCGTGTTCAGAAAGTGCCGGAAAGCTCACAAGGCCAAGCAGGCTCAGAAGAACTACGAGGAGTACCCGCTAAACACCAAAGTGGAGGTGTGCCTGGACAAGTGCGTGGAGAAAAACTTTGGGAGCAGGCATTGCACCGTGAGGAATGTCAATGTTCTCAACCGCAGCCAGGACAAAGCCAAGGTCAAACAGGTGAACTTAGAGGTGAAGCTTCAGAACAACCTTGGCGACGGGACAGAGGTTTAAACAGAAATCAGTAactttgagggtttttttattcattttttatgtacACTGCAAAAAGTATTATCGTAAAGTATTATTATCTAGgcaagttaaaatgacttgaattggGAATACTTGAGGAGATTTGACTTGACAAGCAAAGGTTTGCGTTCTAAACAGTCAAAAATGTGTCTGTGCTGTCTCCAGTGGCCACTTcgatttcaagtactacatgacatcacacttgactgccctgattacagccaataGTTTGAagcgtggatacctgttagaccaatcacttGGCTCATATACGACAAGACATCACCTGTCCTTCCCCCTCACTTTCTTCTTTAGATCtcttatttgaaatgtggttgtgggaggagtttaggtgtttagtcccactttaaaggactcatttaaaggagcactacgTCACATTTTTGATTGGCGTTGTAGCTGTATCATGGTTTAGTGGTGTCATCTGCCGGTCTCCATAGgaaatagtttaatgccataatgtggaatattctgggtaaaacaataacatgtgtgctccctccaccagaaacgtgACATAGTGCCCTGTTAAAAAATTTATATTGAAATAATCTCTAATCTCATTGGCCAATTATTTTACTTGTCAAGTCAAATCCAGATCAAGATATTTTCTTAATCCAAGTAATTGTAATTTATCTAGACGCCTTTTGCAGTTTAGCGCCCCCTACATGTCAGAGTAAAGCACAATTGTAAATACTCCATTGATAAAAATAATGCATCCGTTTTGTAATGTGCTTTTCAGACACAAGATGGTCGAACCGCGGGCTCATTCAACAATCTGACTGAAagcttttcattttaaaaagttactgagTTCTGTTTTAAGTTTGCATAAGAAAATGAAagagttatttttttgtaaagggaAGTTTGTAAGTATTTTTATAACAAAAAGGGAATGGAGAGATTTTGCAACTGCGTAACCTCAGGAAACACAAAGCGctcattttgttgatttttgaattatttttttcacatttacaaATCTTTAGCAAAATGGAAAAACACTACTACGCAAATCGCTATAAATATTTTGCTAAccactttaacaatgtttttttcattatgtgccaatataaaaaaaactggtactgctttataataactacactttaattaccgtaaatttcagactataagccgctacttttttcccacgctttgaaccctgcggcttatacaacagtgcggctaatttatagatttttactgcctaacgCCCACTGGGGGGagctctaacagtaaatgcaaaagtgagacatgggaaaagattatgaactgatgcttttcagacacagtttaaaaaaaaaaaaaaggggaaaaaaagcgtTACCTtaattcaaacaaaaaaaacctaccatctttctgtgtaaatatctcatgttacaacacaaaaacctgcggcttatattcaggtggggcttatatatgtacaaaattgattttcttttcaaatttagctggtgcggcttatattcaggtgcgctctatagtcccaaatttacgGTACCTTTAACTAAGCATGAACAAGGacttaatgaacaaatagtgtattaggaatgattcaggcttagtaactaaaCCATTAAAgtcaacatgaaaaacagaactagttaaatTTAAACCGTCCAAAGTTAtccttcacttaccttatgcattctgattaTCCCAATAACTTACCtttatgagtttatgagcagttttcacaactttcagaggccagagcacagtttttcatggtaatgctaacaacaactagcattcacacacacacttcctgattcgctgggaattaaacattttatttgatgcagacagtacacagctgacatattttgacttcaagaactgcttgtacaatatatctgctcaAATGCATGAAAAACGCTCTTTTAGTCGTTACTAAGCCTgattcattcttaataaactacaaATTCACTTTCAAGGTTCATTCAAGTGTAgatatttttataaagtgttaaaAAGTCCTGCTGCTAGTTCGATCACTGGAACCCAAGCACTTTTCAAGTCATTTCAACTGTAGgcaaattgaataaatgagcTGTATCCACTGAGCAAGAGGACGCTGGACGCTAGCATAACTGTGTAGCTACTGAAATGAATTGAATCTAGTTATCCCAAGTGCAATTACGTTGTCATACCCTAAGCTTGTTCAGCAACGTCAGCCCTCTCCAAATTAGATCATAGGCCTATTCGCAAATGAGTATACATCTAAGTAGAATATATGGAAAAAGATCACCAAGTTTTGCCTTACTCCGGTCATTTGTACTGTCGTGAAAGCAGATCGTGTTTGTGCTTGTGCTGAAAACCAATCAAAGTGCCATTTTAAAGAGAGATTTTGTTAAGACGTCTTTGGGAGTGAGTTAGAGTTCCAAATTGGGACTGAGCCAACAGTAAGGAACTAatcatggactaaactaggactacaaaAGGGAAAAAGTACCCACATGACTGACAGATattccttgtgtgtaaatataTGTAGAAAATGTAAGTCGTTGGTTTTGATAAGTTTGAGTTTACTAAATGAAGTGATGGTTAAAGGAAGTTGTATTTGGTTGGATGTCAAAAGTAGCCTATTGAAAattagatactaatcaatattaaaactagtattgagactaggtactcatttgagcaagtactgATACTTAAAAAgccacaggacagaaatgaactttcccgaatagctttaaaatgatcttgagctgtattagaacaaaGTATAAAACCATAAAGACTCTGATACGCCCATGGAGCACAATGATACATAAgtccacatgggaatataaaagaactACCATTTAATTTTGAAATTATCATTCTATTAAAGAGTCTTTTTTTCATTGTCTTCATGGTATCAGATTCAATATTGAGTATcgggtctattccttagtatcaaaataaagtttgaaattttagtattgtgacaacactggGTAGCAGTGCTAAAAATGAAAAGATATGGTGAGGCAAagtgaaaacacaaaatgtctggaatattttttatatatatacacacacacacacacacacacacacaataaaattTACCAAAATCTTGGTTTCTTCTAATCTCAAATTTGACAAACTTTCCATTGACTTCCATGAAAACGCTTGTAGCTTCTTGACTTATGGTTTTCACCCTAAACAGTCTTAACTTAGTCTCTCTAGTTTTCTcattaatttcaaaataaaatgtccaaagttttttgtttcttttattatatatatatatatttttatgtcacGTGActgtaaaaaatttaaatatctaAAAACATCTTTTATTTTGGACATTAAGCACATTTCGCCTTACAAAGTATCAATGAACCTCACCCAAAGACAAcacattttctattttctattcatttttattactaaaCGTCCcatttctgtgtattttattttaaagtctcGTTTCTGCTTATGTTAGCCTCGTATTTGTACCtgcagacttttattttgaagaacacaTGACTGAGCACTGCTGTGTAAACTCGTGCCTATTTAAAACACTGGGGGATGAGAACTATATTTTTGGTGCTATGATTTTTGTGCTATGACGATGCCTGTATTTGGTGCCTtttttaataatgaaataaacatgacattttaaaataagaatCATCTGTGTGAAGTTCATTTGCTGAAAGAGTGGCAGCAGTTTTATAATGCTGACAGTAAGAGAAGATTAACACATGATTTCTGAATAATGCTTATGTCTTTGAAGTTTCTACGCAAAATAGATTGTGAACTTGtgaattataacatagatcagaaaaagtgtaatattggccagttaaaggtcttatattttagttttaaccaTGTCATGTAATTATTTAGTCTGTACTTCCCTGTTTCGAGCTCAAAACACCCCCTTGTGACAACATCAGGTAGTAATCtagaagtgctcctctgtgtttttaaagttcgtAAGATTAAACATAAGGTTAAGGTGCGGGTTAAATTTGGTGAATTAAGGTTAGAGTGAGTAAATGAACGCAAGTCTTTGTAATGTCTCCCCAAAACATGGAAAAAGTTCAGATCTAAACCAACCAGAGTTAAACTTGTACATGTGGAGTCCAATTTACTTTtccatttgtgtttatatttgtggaGCGCTATGTGAAACAGATTACACTCACATCTGAACAGGTGTTTATCTGGGGTCTGTGTCTCAGCTGCAGCTGTGCCCTACAAGGACACACGTACAAGGACACGCTCattcctctgattggtcagcctctgttgTGAGTGACAGGtcgatttaaccaatcacagtaaaGAGTGGAGGCAGATCGCTTTAATCGCCTGTCAAGTCAAGACTTCTGATTACATTGTAATCCTGACCTAGActgtaaaataatatatttatgtattattaataatatttagtCATCATCATGACATGACATTTTGCAATATGCTATGTACCCTACTGTAAGTTCAGACAAAGTGTGTGATAGCTAAACCTCAATAAAGAAACACTGAGGCACATTTGGTTGACAGTGATCAGATGTATTTGGGTTGTCCTCCGCATATACACCTATACacctctatatatatatatacagctcATCATatacacctctctctctctctatatatatatatatatatacacacacacacagcctacATATCATACAGCTcataaaagtatcaaaaaacaaacaggactaTCTCTTGGCTTAAAACcagtgttttattctgtgaCGTCCCTGTGGAGAGCCTCGCTGAGTGTCCAGCTCTGTAGTCTAGCTGAGGGTGTAGTCGTAGTACAGCATGCCTCCCTTCTCCAGCGCACACTGATTCTGGTGGGTCCCAAACTGGACTTGGGACAGGCAAGTCCCCACCAGGTCGTCCCAGATCAGGTCCTCGTCGTGGACCTCCAGTTTGAGGGTGGAGTTCTCCACGGCTGAGTAGTACATGAACTCTTCCTTCCACCAGGGGTCAACGGTGTTCTTCCTCACAGACGTCTGTCCCACCAGGTCATTCCGACAGATGACCCGGACATACCCGTCAGTAATACCCAGACTGTCTTGCGGGAGACCCTTGGCCCTCAGGTTAAACACCCGCAATTGGccacagcacacagcagcacacaggAGCACGAGACAGAGGACCCTCATGGTAActacagagatagagagacaaggatcaactacttctactactactactactactactactactactacggggTCTTCCAGACTCCCCCCCCCCCATGCTCgcctttagtcctctagacccctactcactctcccctttagtccttcagaccccacccctcttCCCCCTCATTCACTCGTTCAGTCCCCCAGACCCCAAACCTCtcactcccctttagtcctcctagTATTTCACTATTGCAGACTGCATTGACAGTAGAATATTAGTTGGCACAGATGAAGCTCCTTCTTGTGAAAATATCATGTCCAGCTGCTGATTGTCAGATGTTCCTCAACGTAACAAAAGgttaaagatgctgtacctatttttttctttaagaacatgaaaaaaacagaaatagttcattttaaacagtttgcagtggtccaaagttattgctcacttaccttatgcattcatttagcgcaatgagtttataagcattgcagtaaagctaacaactactagcattctaacatgcacttcctgattatcggacaataagtGTATAAACCTACAGACAAAAGTGGACCAAAAGTAGAGTAGCCATTGTACTCAAGAGGAACATTACTTCAaagaaaattattcaaatcaaagtaccaaatagtggtccaagaagtaagagtaacttgaggaaactactactcaagtaagaataattgtaaaagtaactgtctggatgtagcatctgatttataatttgaagttgtaATGTAATTGGCAGAACAAAATATGGTACATTGAAAAGGACAGAGCTCACATAACACAATAATGGACTGATGGATATTCCCCAGTAGGTAACATCTAAAATACTCTTCAGTTCAGTCCAAGTACTACAGCTGATGTAGTCTGCGTTCTTAccgtggagcagaggaggtccTGTCCAGAGCAGAGAGTTTGTGTTGGTTTTAAACTCAGGGCTCCTCCCTCATGTTCTCATCTCACCCCTTCAGCTGCACACAGACAAagcattcacatttgagagaagatatCTTACCTTCTAATCATCATGGAACAACttatctaaaccaggactaaaccgggactaaaccaggactaaaataggaccaaaccaggaccaaaccatgctaaatcaggactgaatcagaactgGGCTGCATTAAAGTGAATTGTCTGTAACATGTACtcttacaatcacaactgacccTGGGTTGCCAGCGCTttgacctgcagatagaggatacagtacatgtttttctcattctccgtatatgaacaggcctcatgtgaaagatcagaacctccaAAATTCACTCACGGAGCTGCAGAGGCTCCTGGGGTTTAAGTGTTGAGGATCTGAtcctgatctgaatcgtcactaccagctccagcacctgcagccaatcacgaATCAGCGCTCGTGCAGCCTCTCCAGTTGCAGTATTTGCCGTCTTATTTTTGGAAGCTGAAATGTGTGGCTTCCTGGACATAGAATTAAAAGTCACTTCCAACAACCTTTTATGAGAATATGTTCTGTTAATACTTAGGTTCATTTCTACAGACGTGATGGCTTGAAGCTCCAGTAATGGGCCAGACACCTAAAAACCTTTTTCATACCCGTTTAATCATTTTTTGAATTGTGAAAAGGGTTTGGAGCCAGACCAGAGGGTGAAAATCTGCCATCCTTACTTGAGCCGTACCATACCAACCATAGTCACTAATTTGTATAAtgtgtttctcaaatgcagaagacaagcAATTCTCATACATCTTTATTAGATATTGATATTCTGGCTGGTCAGGTAAGAAAACTCTAG encodes:
- the LOC117376207 gene encoding perforin-1-like — its product is MRVLCLVLLCAAVCCGQLRVFNLRAKGLPQDSLGITDGYVRVICRNDLVGQTSVRKNTVDPWWKEEFMYYSAVENSTLKLEVHDEDLIWDDLVGTCLSQVQFGTHQNQCALEKGGMLYYDYTLS